One segment of Nothobranchius furzeri strain GRZ-AD chromosome 13, NfurGRZ-RIMD1, whole genome shotgun sequence DNA contains the following:
- the LOC139062556 gene encoding uncharacterized protein: MKGFRDLLRMSVEEFNDLLERVTPQIIKRDTHLRKAISPRERLSVTLRFLATGETYNSLSFQFRIGSTTLSRIVMETCAAIALVLREEYLKTPSTETEWKVIAKDFEDKWHFPHCIGAIDGKHIFIQPPANSGSTFYNYKSRFSIILTAVVDTNYRFVYASAGTQGRASDAGVFAHSDLREAMDTGTLIVPPDATLPGTDSTMPYVLIGDEAYPLRPDLMKPYPS; the protein is encoded by the exons ATGAAGGGGTTTCGGGACCTTCTCCGCATGTCTGTGGAAGAATTCAACGACCTTCTGGAGAGAGTGACCCCTCAAATCATCAAGAGAGACACACACCTGAGGAAGGCGATCAGTCCTAGGGAGAGGCTCTCTGTGACACTGAGATTCCTTGCAACag GTGAGACCTACAATTCCTTATCTTTCCAGTTCAGGATTGGGAGCACCACACTGAGTCGCATTGTGATGGAAACCTGTGCAGCCATAGCTCTAGTATTACGTGAGGAATACCTAAAG ACACCATCAACTGAGACTGAGTGGAAGGTCATCGCTAAAGACTTTGAAGACAAGTGGCATTTTCCACATTGCATCGGGGCCATAGATGGGAAACACATCTTCATTCAACCCCCTGCCAACAGTGGAAGCACGTTTTATAATTACAAGTCAAGGTTTTCCATCATACTTACGGCTGTAGTTGACACAAATTATAGATTCGTATATGCAAGTGCAGGGACACAAGGAAGGGCATCTGATGCTGGAGTGTTTGCCCATTCTGATCTCAGAGAGGCTATGGACACAGGCACTCTGATTGTCCCTCCTGATGCAACCCTGCCAGGCACTGACTCCACGATGCCATATGTGCTCATTGGTGACGAAGCATATCCCCTTAGGCCAGATCTGATGAAACCATATCCATCATGA